In a genomic window of Narcine bancroftii isolate sNarBan1 chromosome 7, sNarBan1.hap1, whole genome shotgun sequence:
- the timm10b gene encoding mitochondrial import inner membrane translocase subunit Tim10 B, translating to MAAEHGQLRNVRDFLLVYNKMTEICFNKCVTNLNYRILTGIEENCINSCAGKLICTNHRLMNAYVHLMPSIVQKRMADYEKKAAEVSAVSSVEASTASSVEPSHGTE from the exons ATGGCGGCAGAGCATGGGCAGCTGCGGAAC GTCCGGGATTTTCTTCTTGTTTACAACAAGATGACTGAGATCTGTTTCAACAAATGTGTGACAAACCTTAACTACAGAATTCTGACTGGCATTGAG GAGAACTGCATCAACAGCTGTGCTGGAAAGCTGATCTGCACCAACCACAGGCTGATGAATGCTTATGTTCATCTCATGCCGAGCATCGTTCAGAAACGAATGGCTGACTACGAGAAGAAAGCTGCTGAGGTGTCTGCAGTGTCCAGTGTGGAGGCGTCAACAGCATCCAGCGTGGAGCCATCGCATGGGACTGAGTGA